From the Cohaesibacter sp. ES.047 genome, one window contains:
- the betI gene encoding transcriptional regulator BetI has protein sequence MVRKSEQERREELIAATIREVAAVGSLNVTTSQIAKSAGVSAGLAFHYFKDKDSLFLAAMRDILTRYGSDVRAALGRSQGPQARLEAIVHSSFNNRNFTREAIASWLIFYTLALKSPVAQRLLYVYQRRLHSNLVFNLRGLIGGRSPDVARRVAGLIDGLYLRYALDETTNAGHEAADHVLRAIAAECTEVRENDEISIDEADPSPMDPFAKPQE, from the coding sequence TTGGTCAGAAAATCGGAACAGGAAAGACGCGAAGAGTTGATCGCAGCCACCATTCGTGAGGTGGCGGCCGTGGGCTCGTTGAATGTAACGACCAGCCAGATCGCCAAGAGCGCCGGCGTGTCTGCAGGTCTCGCCTTTCACTACTTCAAGGACAAGGACAGCCTGTTTCTGGCTGCCATGCGCGATATTCTGACACGGTATGGTTCCGATGTTCGAGCCGCGCTTGGCCGGTCGCAGGGCCCGCAAGCACGACTTGAGGCAATCGTACACTCCAGCTTCAACAACCGCAACTTCACGCGCGAGGCGATTGCGTCCTGGCTGATTTTCTACACATTGGCGCTCAAATCACCGGTGGCGCAACGCCTGCTCTATGTCTATCAGCGGCGTCTGCACAGCAATCTGGTGTTTAATCTGCGCGGCCTGATCGGCGGGCGGTCGCCGGATGTTGCACGCCGTGTGGCCGGTCTGATTGACGGGCTTTACCTACGCTATGCGCTTGATGAGACGACGAATGCGGGCCACGAGGCCGCAGACCATGTGCTCAGAGCCATCGCGGCCGAATGCACTGAAGTGCGTGAGAATGATGAAATTTCCATCGATGAGGCTGACCCAAGCCCGATGGACCCCTTTGCCAAACCCCAGGAGTAG